Proteins encoded in a region of the Ursus arctos isolate Adak ecotype North America unplaced genomic scaffold, UrsArc2.0 scaffold_2, whole genome shotgun sequence genome:
- the MPZ gene encoding myelin protein P0 codes for MAPGAPSSSPSPILAALLFSLVLPPAQAIVVYTDKEVHGAVGSRVTLYCSFWSSEWVSDDISFTWRYQPEGGRDAISIFHYAKGQPYIDEVGTFKERIQWVGDPHWKDGSIVIHNLDYSDNGTFTCDVKNPPDIVGKTSQVTLYVFEKVPTRYGVVLGAVIGGVIGVVLLLLALFYLARYCWLRRQEALQRRLSAMEKGKLHKAAKDSKRGRQTPVLYAMLDHSRSTKAASEKKSKGLGESRKDKK; via the exons ATGGCTCCTGGGGCTCCCTCGTCCAGCCCCAGTCCTATCCTGGCTGCGCTGCTCTTCTCTTTGG TGCTCCCCCCGGCCCAGGCCATTGTGGTTTACACGGACAAGGAGGTCCACGGCGCGGTGGGCTCCCGGGTGACCCTGTACTGCTCCTTCTGGTCCAGCGAGTGGGTCTCAGATGACATCTCCTTTACCTGGCGCTACCAGCCCGAAGGGGGCCGTGACGCCATCTCG ATCTTCCACTATGCAAAGGGACAACCCTACATTGACGAGGTGGGGACCTTCAAAGAGCGCATCCAGTGGGTAGGGGACCCTCACTGGAAGGATGGCTCTATCGTCATACACAACCTGGACTACAGTGACAACGGCACCTTCACCTGTGACGTCAAAAACCCACCAGACATAGTGGGCAAGACTTCTCAGGTCACACTCTATGTCTTTGAAAAAG tgcCCACCAGGTACGGGGTAGTACTGGGAGCCGTGATCGGGGGTGTCATAGGGGTGGTGTTACTGCTGCTGGCGCTGTTCTATCTGGCTCGTTACTGCTGGCTGCGCAGGCAGGAGGCCCTACAGAGGAGGCTCAG TGCCATGGAGAAGGGGAAATTGCACAAGGCCGCGAAGGACTCCAAGCGTGGCCGGCAG ACGCCAGTGCTGTACGCCATGCTGGATCACAGCCGAAGCACCAAAGCTGCCAGCGAGAAGAAGTCCAAGGGGCTGGGGGAGTCTCGCAAGGATAAGAAATAG
- the PCP4L1 gene encoding Purkinje cell protein 4-like protein 1, with amino-acid sequence MSELNTKTSPATNQAPGPEEKGKAGGAKKAEEEEEIDIDLTAPETEKAALAIQGKFRRFQKRKKDPSS; translated from the exons cttaaCACCAAAACATCCCCAGCAACCAACCAGGCACCTGGCCCAGAGGAAAAGG GGAAAGCCGGCGGTGCCAAgaaggctgaggaagaggaggagattGACATTGATCTGACGGCGCCGGAAACAGAGAAGGCTGCCCTTGCTATTCAGGGCAAGTTCCGGagattccagaaaaggaaaaaggatccTAGCTCCTGA